A stretch of the Candidatus Krumholzibacteriia bacterium genome encodes the following:
- the hflC gene encoding protease modulator HflC, whose protein sequence is MKRSTTWILAAVVLVTVASSVYTVDETESAVVLRFGQPVRTVEEAGLYFRAPWWIDRVDAVDQRLMVFDTPTADEPTREVLTLDKKNVEIAATTCWRVVDPLRFLQTVGGRVGAEAFLADVVVSELGKVLGRTPLSALINTDPDSVRVEEIDALIRATSDTKAREECGVEVVDFAIKRITFPEQNRGSVFERMRAERKQIATRIRSEGEEEARKLRAEADRERAEILAEARRLALELEGEAEAEAARVYGDAYGRDPELYQFLRTLESYEKTLGEGTTVILPRDMPYLETLIDPDLPALRPPRAEPEPDPEGTRR, encoded by the coding sequence TTGAAGCGGAGTACCACGTGGATCCTGGCCGCCGTCGTGCTGGTCACCGTCGCGAGCAGTGTGTACACGGTCGACGAGACCGAGTCCGCCGTCGTCCTGCGCTTCGGCCAACCCGTGCGCACGGTCGAGGAGGCCGGTCTGTACTTCCGGGCCCCCTGGTGGATCGATCGGGTCGATGCGGTGGACCAGCGTCTGATGGTCTTCGACACGCCTACCGCCGACGAGCCCACGCGCGAGGTCCTGACCCTCGACAAGAAGAACGTGGAGATCGCAGCGACCACCTGTTGGCGCGTCGTCGATCCGTTGCGCTTCCTGCAGACGGTCGGCGGGCGCGTCGGTGCCGAGGCCTTCCTGGCCGACGTCGTGGTCAGCGAACTGGGGAAGGTCCTGGGTCGAACTCCATTGTCGGCGCTGATCAACACCGATCCCGACAGCGTGCGCGTCGAGGAGATCGACGCGCTCATCCGCGCGACCAGCGACACCAAGGCGCGGGAGGAGTGTGGCGTCGAGGTCGTGGACTTCGCGATCAAGCGCATCACCTTCCCCGAGCAGAACCGAGGGTCGGTGTTCGAACGCATGCGGGCCGAGCGTAAGCAGATCGCCACCCGAATCCGTAGCGAGGGTGAGGAGGAGGCCCGGAAGCTGCGCGCAGAGGCCGACCGCGAGCGCGCCGAGATCCTGGCCGAGGCCCGGCGCCTGGCCCTGGAGCTCGAGGGGGAGGCCGAGGCCGAGGCGGCACGCGTCTACGGCGATGCCTATGGCCGCGATCCCGAGCTCTACCAGTTCCTGCGCACGCTCGAGTCCTACGAGAAGACCCTGGGCGAGGGCACGACGGTGATCCTTCCGCGCGACATGCCCTACCTCGAGACCCTCATCGACCCGGACCTGCCGGCCTTGCGGCCTCCTCGCGCCGAGCCGGAGCCCGACCCCGAGGGAACGCGACGATGA
- a CDS encoding succinylglutamate desuccinylase/aspartoacylase family protein: MRPDFEVGGVEVVRGQRRTIELDVGRLVTDTPLTMPVHVIRGHRDGPTLFVSAAVHGDELNGVEIVRRLLKSSRLRSMRGTLLAVPVVNVFGFVNRSRYLPDRRDLNRSFPGSDKGSLAARMAYLFLDEIVERADYGIDLHTGALQRSNLPQVRTTLDEAANRELALAFGAPLVLHSDLRDGSLREWCQERNTPVLLYEGGEALRFNEIAIRTGVRGVLRVMEAIGMLRRRSRTRGAGPVQARESGWVRAPESGILREGLQLGQWVREGDRLAVIGDPMGETDEAVVAPYDGLVIGAVTSPLVNEGDGLYHIARPTQPGDMAERVAGLMPEYDGPTDPASYAGENPPVTGPDERGSSRADD, from the coding sequence TTGAGGCCGGATTTCGAGGTCGGAGGGGTCGAGGTCGTTCGCGGGCAGAGGCGGACGATCGAACTCGACGTGGGCCGCCTGGTCACCGACACACCGCTCACCATGCCGGTACACGTGATCCGTGGGCATCGCGACGGTCCCACCCTGTTCGTGTCCGCCGCCGTGCACGGCGACGAACTCAATGGTGTCGAGATCGTCCGACGCCTGCTGAAGAGCAGTCGTCTGCGCTCCATGCGCGGAACACTGCTCGCCGTGCCGGTGGTCAACGTCTTCGGATTCGTCAATCGGTCCCGCTATCTGCCCGATCGCCGCGATCTCAACCGCTCGTTCCCCGGATCGGACAAGGGTTCGCTGGCCGCGCGTATGGCGTACCTGTTCCTCGACGAGATCGTCGAGCGGGCCGACTACGGGATCGATCTGCACACCGGGGCTCTCCAGCGCAGCAACCTGCCCCAGGTCCGGACCACGCTCGACGAGGCGGCGAATCGGGAGCTGGCGCTGGCCTTCGGCGCGCCGCTCGTGCTGCACAGCGATCTGCGCGACGGTTCGCTGCGGGAGTGGTGCCAGGAACGGAACACCCCCGTGCTCCTGTACGAGGGCGGCGAGGCGCTCCGCTTCAACGAGATCGCCATCCGCACCGGTGTGCGCGGGGTGTTGCGCGTGATGGAGGCGATCGGGATGCTCCGCCGGCGTTCCCGTACGCGGGGCGCCGGTCCCGTCCAGGCGCGCGAGAGCGGTTGGGTGCGCGCTCCCGAGAGCGGGATCCTGCGCGAGGGTCTCCAACTGGGGCAATGGGTCCGTGAAGGAGATCGGCTCGCCGTGATCGGCGATCCCATGGGCGAGACCGACGAGGCGGTGGTCGCGCCCTACGACGGTCTGGTCATCGGCGCGGTGACGAGCCCTCTGGTCAACGAGGGCGACGGGCTGTACCACATCGCGCGCCCGACGCAGCCGGGGGACATGGCCGAACGTGTGGCGGGGTTGATGCCCGAGTACGACGGGCCGACCGACCCGGCGTCCTATGCCGGCGAGAACCCCCCCGTCACCGGTCCGGACGAGCGCGGATCTTCTCGAGCAGACGATTGA
- a CDS encoding metal ABC transporter permease yields the protein MIEFFRALAEFEFLRHALLAGVLASVASGVVGTYVVTRRITVIAGSLAHSVLGGMGVAYWAATVHGIGWLQPLHGALVAAVIAAFVIGTVRLRGAEREDTAISALWALGMATGILFLAQTPGYKADLMTYLFGNVVLVDTSELRLLLIVDVLVVAVAVLFHQPLLAICFDEEFARARGLRVGFFYYLLLLLVALTVVTLVYVVGIVLVIALLTLPVAIAGRFARKLWQMMAVAAVLSAVITTTGLAVSYAPDLPVGATTILLAGGLYLLVTALGLRRRTRRVPDESPGGET from the coding sequence GTGATCGAGTTCTTCCGGGCACTGGCCGAGTTCGAGTTCCTGCGGCACGCCCTGCTGGCCGGCGTGTTGGCGAGCGTGGCCAGTGGGGTCGTCGGAACCTACGTGGTCACCCGGAGGATCACGGTGATCGCGGGGAGCCTGGCCCATTCGGTCCTCGGTGGAATGGGAGTGGCCTACTGGGCCGCGACCGTGCACGGCATCGGTTGGCTGCAACCGCTGCACGGAGCCCTGGTGGCGGCCGTGATCGCGGCCTTCGTGATCGGGACGGTGCGCTTGCGCGGCGCCGAGCGCGAGGACACGGCCATCAGCGCGCTCTGGGCGCTGGGCATGGCCACGGGGATCCTGTTCCTGGCGCAGACACCGGGCTACAAGGCCGATCTCATGACCTACCTGTTCGGCAACGTCGTGCTGGTCGACACGTCCGAACTCCGTCTGTTGCTGATCGTCGACGTCCTCGTGGTGGCGGTGGCGGTGTTGTTCCACCAGCCGCTACTGGCGATCTGTTTCGACGAGGAGTTCGCCCGGGCACGCGGGCTGCGCGTGGGATTCTTCTACTACCTGTTGCTGTTGCTCGTGGCCCTGACCGTGGTCACGTTGGTCTACGTGGTGGGCATCGTCCTGGTGATCGCGCTGCTGACCCTGCCGGTCGCCATCGCCGGGAGGTTCGCGCGCAAGCTCTGGCAGATGATGGCCGTGGCCGCGGTGCTGAGCGCGGTGATCACGACAACGGGCCTGGCCGTGAGTTATGCTCCCGACCTGCCCGTGGGCGCCACGACGATCCTGCTGGCCGGGGGCCTGTACCTGCTGGTGACCGCGCTGGGCCTGCGTCGACGGACCCGGCGGGTGCCCGACGAGAGCCCGGGGGGTGAGACTTGA
- the hflK gene encoding FtsH protease activity modulator HflK yields MNGRRRWALAVVGVLLGGWIATGVFAVASNERAVVLAFGRVVAETGPGLGLAPPWPIGAVLRAPVTEVRRLEVGFRSRGELYSEARRSDMLTGDENILKVMMVAQYRITDAREYLLNAVDPDWLVERAVESALTRHVAGMQVDDLLTTAKAAIEIRSIEAAQDELDRYEVGIRLLGGNLQTVSPPVPVVEAFNDVTRAKKDNERLVEDARSYANEILPEARAEANEQVEQARAAADTRVRRARGEARRFENLREEFERAPELTRRRLYLEMLERVLDGAEVVVLEEGTRLNRIGRPGS; encoded by the coding sequence ATGAACGGCCGCCGACGCTGGGCCCTCGCCGTGGTCGGTGTGTTGCTGGGGGGCTGGATCGCCACCGGCGTGTTCGCGGTCGCGTCGAACGAGCGTGCGGTCGTGCTCGCCTTCGGCCGGGTCGTCGCGGAGACGGGTCCCGGACTGGGTCTGGCCCCGCCGTGGCCGATCGGCGCCGTGCTGCGGGCTCCGGTGACCGAAGTGCGTCGCCTGGAGGTCGGATTCCGCAGCCGCGGCGAGCTGTACAGCGAGGCGCGACGCAGCGACATGCTCACCGGTGACGAGAACATCCTGAAGGTGATGATGGTCGCACAGTACCGGATCACCGACGCACGCGAGTACCTGCTCAACGCGGTCGACCCGGACTGGCTCGTGGAACGCGCCGTCGAGTCGGCCCTGACGCGTCACGTGGCGGGCATGCAGGTCGACGATCTGCTCACCACGGCGAAGGCCGCGATCGAGATCCGTTCGATCGAAGCTGCCCAGGACGAGTTGGATCGCTACGAGGTCGGGATCCGACTCCTCGGCGGCAACCTGCAGACGGTGTCGCCGCCGGTGCCCGTGGTGGAGGCCTTCAACGACGTCACGCGGGCGAAGAAGGACAACGAGCGCCTGGTGGAGGACGCGCGTTCCTACGCCAACGAGATCCTCCCCGAGGCCCGGGCCGAGGCGAACGAACAGGTCGAGCAGGCCCGCGCCGCCGCCGACACGCGGGTACGGCGGGCGCGCGGGGAAGCGCGACGCTTCGAGAACCTGCGCGAGGAGTTCGAACGTGCCCCGGAGTTGACCCGCCGTCGCCTCTACCTCGAGATGCTCGAGCGCGTGCTCGACGGCGCCGAGGTCGTCGTGCTCGAGGAGGGCACGCGTCTGAACCGGATCGGACGCCCGGGTTCCTGA
- a CDS encoding MarR family winged helix-turn-helix transcriptional regulator → MTARKLADEIRMTKPFRLPELEAYLNLARTYDQLHGEFNELFREYGLTQQQYNVLRILRGAGEEGLPSLEVAHRMVTRVPDVTRLVDRMERSDLVTRQRCDRDRRVVRIRLTAKGRDLADRLEGPTDAFHREQLGHLSGEELDTLNRLLEKIRARPDR, encoded by the coding sequence ATGACGGCACGCAAGCTGGCCGACGAGATCCGCATGACGAAACCGTTCCGGCTCCCGGAACTCGAGGCCTACCTGAATCTCGCGCGCACCTACGACCAGCTCCACGGCGAGTTCAACGAACTGTTCCGCGAGTACGGTCTCACGCAACAGCAGTACAACGTGCTCCGCATCCTGCGCGGTGCGGGGGAGGAGGGCCTGCCCAGCCTCGAGGTGGCGCACCGCATGGTCACCCGCGTGCCCGACGTCACGCGCCTCGTCGACCGGATGGAGCGCTCCGACCTGGTCACGCGTCAGCGCTGCGACCGGGATCGTCGGGTCGTCCGGATCCGACTCACCGCGAAGGGCCGGGACCTGGCCGATCGCCTCGAAGGGCCCACCGACGCGTTCCACCGCGAGCAGCTCGGGCATCTGAGCGGCGAGGAGCTCGATACGCTCAATCGTCTGCTCGAGAAGATCCGCGCTCGTCCGGACCGGTGA
- a CDS encoding SO_0444 family Cu/Zn efflux transporter, whose amino-acid sequence MIEFLRQTVAIFVESAPYLLLGFGLAGLSKVFLDRESWLARSLGRKGLRSVGLASVIGAPLPLCSCSVLPAALGLRRQGASKGATSSFLISVPETDIVSVLLTYGLLGPVMAVLRPVAALVTALVTGVAVDALDRDTERASGPTAAEAVGRPDDACDDDGCADDHPPHGASLDTGPWWKRAAHFGFVEFFDDIAGPLILGILLAGLVAALVPAFDTIGFGNTVVLGYVVALVVGIPSYVCATATTPVAVGLIMAGMSPGAALTLLLAGPATNIASFVVLGREFGRRLLLVYLLGIASIAVTFGLLVDMVWGADAVRFGSVAESGSAPSVIGVVSAWILFAMVVGSARRTRLLQTTWARGARLVGLPTSPRFAASALGGVVAVVWGVSGVFTVAPGERAVATVFGQATTDVLGPGLHPGWPPPIGDVRRVDVEGIRALEVGFRRDASREERVRALPRGRETEAWMLTGDENMVDVQAVLHWRVRDDGDAVRAVLFGLESPEQLLRSGLERGLRTAAGRRGIDALLTVDRSRVEDEVRERWLQPFLDRCESGLEVVDISIVDLHAPNAVHWSFRDVASASEDRRRDVHLAAEYAERVVREARGDAARLRAEAIGEAAMRRDTAHGEGHAFVAKVEAFSAEPEVHRRRLYLERLEASLRPLDLIVDLSGDGTGIELWQRQGDPGSALLGLPPATAPLRIDRKDDEH is encoded by the coding sequence TTGATCGAGTTCCTCCGACAGACCGTGGCGATCTTCGTCGAGTCGGCGCCCTACCTGCTCCTGGGCTTCGGACTCGCCGGGCTGTCGAAGGTGTTCCTCGATCGCGAGAGCTGGCTGGCGCGTTCGCTCGGCCGCAAGGGGCTGCGCTCGGTCGGCCTGGCCTCGGTGATCGGGGCGCCGCTGCCGCTGTGTTCGTGCAGCGTGCTGCCGGCGGCACTCGGTCTGCGCCGTCAGGGCGCTAGCAAGGGTGCCACGTCGTCGTTCCTGATCAGCGTGCCCGAGACCGACATCGTGTCGGTGTTGCTGACCTACGGCCTGCTCGGGCCGGTGATGGCCGTGCTTCGTCCGGTGGCGGCGCTGGTGACGGCACTGGTCACCGGGGTGGCCGTCGATGCTCTCGACCGCGACACCGAGCGAGCGTCCGGTCCGACTGCCGCCGAGGCCGTGGGGCGTCCCGACGACGCATGCGACGACGACGGGTGCGCGGATGACCACCCGCCGCACGGCGCGTCCCTGGACACGGGCCCCTGGTGGAAACGGGCGGCGCACTTCGGCTTCGTCGAGTTCTTCGACGACATCGCCGGACCGCTGATCCTCGGTATCCTGCTGGCCGGCCTGGTGGCCGCGCTCGTGCCCGCCTTCGACACCATCGGTTTCGGGAACACCGTCGTGCTGGGGTACGTGGTGGCGTTGGTCGTGGGCATCCCCTCGTACGTCTGCGCGACCGCGACCACGCCCGTGGCCGTGGGGCTGATCATGGCCGGGATGAGCCCAGGTGCGGCCCTGACCCTCCTGTTGGCCGGGCCGGCGACGAACATCGCGAGCTTCGTGGTGCTGGGCCGGGAGTTCGGCCGGCGGTTGCTCCTGGTCTACCTGCTCGGCATCGCGAGCATCGCGGTGACCTTCGGCCTGCTCGTCGACATGGTCTGGGGGGCCGATGCGGTGCGCTTCGGATCGGTCGCCGAGTCGGGGTCCGCGCCTTCGGTGATCGGTGTGGTCAGCGCGTGGATCCTGTTCGCCATGGTCGTGGGCAGCGCTCGGCGCACGCGTCTCCTGCAGACCACCTGGGCGCGTGGGGCCCGGCTCGTCGGCCTGCCGACATCGCCCCGTTTCGCCGCCAGCGCCCTTGGTGGTGTCGTCGCGGTGGTGTGGGGCGTGAGCGGAGTCTTCACGGTGGCACCGGGCGAACGCGCGGTGGCGACGGTCTTCGGGCAGGCGACGACCGACGTCCTCGGTCCCGGCCTGCACCCGGGCTGGCCTCCGCCGATCGGCGACGTGCGCCGGGTCGACGTCGAGGGCATCCGGGCCCTCGAGGTCGGTTTCCGGCGCGACGCCAGCCGCGAGGAACGGGTGCGAGCCCTGCCGCGCGGGCGGGAGACCGAGGCGTGGATGCTGACCGGCGACGAGAACATGGTCGACGTGCAGGCGGTTCTCCACTGGCGGGTGCGCGATGACGGCGACGCGGTGCGCGCGGTGCTGTTCGGGCTCGAATCACCCGAGCAGCTCCTTCGGAGCGGGCTCGAAAGAGGCCTGCGCACGGCGGCCGGACGGCGCGGGATCGACGCGCTGCTCACCGTCGACCGCAGCCGCGTGGAGGACGAGGTACGCGAGCGCTGGCTGCAGCCCTTCCTCGACCGCTGCGAGTCGGGCCTCGAGGTGGTCGACATCAGCATCGTCGACCTGCACGCACCGAACGCCGTCCACTGGTCGTTCCGCGACGTGGCCAGTGCGAGCGAGGATCGCCGCCGCGACGTGCACCTGGCGGCCGAGTACGCCGAGCGCGTCGTGCGCGAGGCCCGCGGCGATGCGGCGCGTCTGCGTGCCGAGGCGATCGGCGAGGCCGCGATGCGACGTGACACCGCCCACGGTGAGGGACACGCCTTCGTCGCGAAGGTCGAGGCCTTCTCCGCCGAGCCCGAGGTCCACCGCCGGCGCCTCTACCTGGAGCGCCTCGAGGCCTCTCTGCGGCCACTCGACCTGATCGTCGACCTGAGCGGCGACGGCACCGGCATCGAGCTGTGGCAACGACAGGGGGACCCGGGCAGTGCCCTGCTCGGACTGCCGCCCGCCACCGCGCCTCTGCGCATCGATCGGAAGGACGACGAGCATTGA
- a CDS encoding FlgD immunoglobulin-like domain containing protein: MTTRSCRDVLGVTVGLPEKQIPELSTMDLGFAPVDELGRVFGEFVNRQDPVDGPAGRESDRFEHEQEPRFPGVRTRHVEQELAVVCAKLDQGSTQVEHEKREQVSVSIQPNPFNPKTQIRFSQSQAGKVSVRVYSLRGTLVWEKELSGLVAGHHAVEWHGTDSAGLAVASGVYLVQVRLPTAVLNKRAVLLK, encoded by the coding sequence GTGACGACACGTTCGTGTCGCGACGTTCTGGGTGTGACAGTCGGGTTGCCGGAAAAGCAGATCCCCGAGCTCTCGACCATGGATCTCGGGTTCGCGCCCGTCGACGAACTCGGCCGTGTGTTCGGCGAGTTCGTGAATCGCCAGGACCCTGTCGACGGTCCAGCGGGCCGTGAATCCGACCGCTTCGAGCATGAACAGGAGCCACGGTTCCCAGGCGTCCGAACGCGTCACGTCGAGCAGGAGTTGGCAGTCGTCTGCGCGAAGCTGGATCAGGGATCGACTCAGGTAGAGCACGAGAAGCGAGAGCAGGTATCCGTCTCGATTCAGCCGAATCCGTTCAACCCGAAGACGCAGATTCGGTTCTCGCAGTCGCAGGCAGGTAAGGTTTCCGTCCGGGTGTACTCCCTACGTGGTACCCTTGTGTGGGAGAAGGAACTCTCGGGTCTGGTCGCTGGCCATCATGCCGTCGAGTGGCACGGAACAGATTCGGCAGGCCTGGCCGTGGCAAGTGGCGTCTACCTGGTGCAAGTACGGCTTCCAACTGCGGTCCTGAACAAACGTGCCGTGCTTCTGAAGTAG
- a CDS encoding ATP-dependent zinc protease produces the protein MAEPIVVGWREHVALPGLGLDRIDCKVDTGARTSSLHAFSIETYEEEGHERVRFGVHPVRGDDESEVWCEARVLGERDVTNSGGFKETRLVIRARLHLGHHVWPIELNLTDRSTMGYRMLLGRTAMRHRVWVDPSASFRQGLPADPEEDEV, from the coding sequence TTGGCAGAGCCGATCGTCGTCGGTTGGCGTGAACACGTCGCGTTGCCGGGGCTCGGTCTCGATCGGATCGACTGCAAGGTCGACACCGGAGCCCGGACCTCTTCGTTGCACGCGTTCTCGATCGAGACCTACGAGGAGGAGGGCCACGAGCGGGTACGCTTCGGCGTGCACCCCGTGCGGGGCGACGACGAGTCCGAGGTGTGGTGCGAAGCACGCGTGCTCGGCGAGCGCGACGTCACGAACTCGGGCGGCTTCAAGGAGACCCGGCTCGTCATCCGGGCCCGCTTGCACCTCGGCCATCATGTCTGGCCGATCGAGTTGAACCTCACCGACCGGTCCACCATGGGCTATCGTATGTTGCTCGGCCGGACCGCCATGCGCCATCGAGTCTGGGTCGATCCCTCTGCTTCGTTCCGGCAGGGGCTGCCCGCGGATCCCGAGGAAGACGAAGTATGA
- a CDS encoding metal ABC transporter ATP-binding protein produces MTASIVLRGLDFSYGRRPVLEDVDLEIEPGHFVSVVGPNGGGKSTLLKLLLGLLEPDRGSIEVLGRRPEEARESVGYMPQTQHLDPSFPITVEEVVRLGRLGSRSIFGRLGRETRRAVDEALDAVACAHLRDRSFSDLSGGQRQLVLIARALVSRPRILLLDEPTANLDPAVEESFYALLQRLRGDMTMLLVSHDIGLVSEQTEEVVCVNRRVVKHPAHEMSSEIVESMFGSSGALLVDHGHAHTERGEPHG; encoded by the coding sequence ATGACTGCGTCGATCGTCCTGCGCGGGCTCGATTTCTCCTACGGACGCCGCCCGGTGCTCGAGGACGTCGACCTCGAGATCGAGCCCGGCCATTTCGTGTCGGTGGTGGGTCCGAACGGTGGGGGCAAGAGCACGCTGTTGAAGCTCCTTTTGGGCCTGCTCGAGCCCGACCGCGGATCGATCGAGGTCCTGGGGCGACGTCCGGAGGAGGCGCGGGAGAGCGTCGGGTACATGCCGCAGACCCAGCATCTCGATCCGTCCTTCCCGATCACCGTCGAGGAGGTCGTACGTCTGGGGCGGCTGGGGTCCCGTTCGATCTTCGGGCGTCTGGGGCGCGAGACCCGTCGGGCGGTCGACGAGGCGCTCGATGCCGTCGCGTGTGCGCATCTGCGCGATCGCAGCTTCTCGGACCTCTCGGGCGGGCAGCGCCAGCTCGTGCTGATCGCGCGGGCCCTGGTCAGCCGGCCCCGGATCCTGCTCCTGGACGAACCCACCGCCAATCTCGACCCGGCGGTCGAAGAGTCGTTCTACGCGCTGCTGCAACGCCTGCGCGGCGACATGACCATGTTGCTGGTGTCGCACGACATCGGGCTGGTGTCCGAGCAGACCGAAGAGGTGGTCTGCGTGAACCGGCGGGTCGTCAAGCATCCGGCCCACGAGATGTCGAGCGAGATCGTGGAGTCGATGTTCGGCAGCTCGGGTGCGTTGCTGGTCGACCACGGCCACGCGCACACCGAGCGCGGGGAGCCGCACGGGTGA
- the rpmG gene encoding 50S ribosomal protein L33 yields MAKPGNRVQVKLKSTESAHHYYTKKNKRNNPDRISLRKYDPVVRKHVEYKETR; encoded by the coding sequence ATGGCCAAGCCCGGAAACCGTGTGCAGGTGAAGCTCAAGAGCACCGAGAGCGCGCACCACTACTACACGAAGAAGAACAAGCGGAACAATCCCGACCGGATCTCGCTGCGCAAGTACGATCCCGTCGTCCGCAAGCACGTGGAGTACAAGGAGACGCGCTGA
- a CDS encoding zinc ABC transporter substrate-binding protein, with protein sequence MKGFLAGLLLLLPLVPARAEVPRYVVSILPLQGVVSELAGGDREVEVLVGPGATPAMYEPTARQMVALSGARALFVIGVPFENTFLPRVRRQVSDLRIVDAAAGIPTRSLAEGHGHDGHHHETDPHVWTDPLAMLTVVDNVATALAEAEPSRAESIDSRRQDLRDHFLALHQELERSLQDVTPRVIAVFHPAFGHFADRYGFRQVAVESGGVEPGARHLVELAGQLEDLGVDRVFVQPQFSPQRAETLASVLDVEVVPIDPLSPDVAGMLRRFARELGADLGEARR encoded by the coding sequence ATGAAGGGCTTTCTGGCCGGGCTACTGCTCCTCCTGCCGCTGGTTCCCGCGCGCGCGGAGGTGCCGCGCTACGTGGTGTCGATCCTTCCGCTGCAGGGCGTCGTGTCGGAACTGGCGGGCGGCGATCGCGAGGTCGAAGTCCTCGTCGGCCCCGGTGCCACGCCGGCCATGTACGAACCCACGGCGCGTCAGATGGTCGCCCTGAGCGGGGCCCGGGCCCTGTTCGTGATCGGTGTGCCCTTCGAGAACACCTTTCTCCCGCGCGTGCGTCGGCAGGTGTCGGATCTACGCATCGTCGACGCGGCGGCCGGGATCCCCACCCGATCCCTGGCCGAGGGCCACGGTCACGACGGCCACCACCACGAGACCGACCCGCACGTCTGGACCGATCCTCTGGCCATGCTCACGGTCGTCGACAACGTGGCCACGGCTCTCGCCGAAGCGGAGCCCTCGCGGGCGGAGTCCATCGACTCGCGGCGGCAGGATCTGCGTGACCACTTCCTCGCGCTGCACCAGGAGCTCGAGCGTTCCCTGCAGGACGTCACACCGCGTGTGATCGCGGTCTTCCATCCGGCCTTCGGGCACTTCGCCGACCGCTACGGTTTCCGTCAGGTCGCCGTCGAATCGGGCGGGGTCGAGCCCGGCGCGCGGCATCTCGTGGAACTGGCGGGACAGCTGGAGGACCTGGGCGTCGACCGGGTCTTCGTGCAGCCGCAGTTCTCACCGCAGCGGGCAGAAACACTGGCCTCGGTGCTCGACGTCGAAGTCGTTCCGATCGATCCCCTCTCGCCCGACGTGGCCGGCATGCTGCGCCGCTTCGCCCGAGAGCTCGGCGCGGATCTGGGGGAGGCCCGTCGATGA
- the rimK gene encoding 30S ribosomal protein S6--L-glutamate ligase, producing MKIAILSRAPQLYSTRRLVEAAEQRDHYVRVIDVLKCYCDITSHAPRIGYLGEELEHFDAVIPRIGASVTFYGLAVLRQFEVMGTFPVNESVAIGRSRDKLRSMQLLARRGIGLPVTGFAHSTRYTEPILDMVGGAPVVIKLLEGTQGIGVVLAETRKAAESVIEAFRGLNANILVQEYIKEAGGADLRCFVVDGKVVAAMKRQAKAGDFRSNLHRGGSASLVKITPEERSTATRAAKIMGLNVCGVDMLRSNHGPVVLEVNSSPGLRGIEEATGKDVAGLIMSFVEKNARPNRTGTKGKG from the coding sequence ATGAAGATCGCGATCCTTTCCCGTGCCCCGCAGCTCTACTCGACTCGTCGACTCGTGGAGGCGGCGGAGCAGCGCGATCACTACGTGCGCGTGATCGACGTGCTGAAGTGCTACTGTGACATCACGTCGCACGCACCGCGCATCGGGTATCTCGGCGAGGAGCTGGAGCACTTCGACGCGGTGATCCCGCGCATCGGTGCGTCGGTGACCTTCTACGGACTGGCCGTGCTACGGCAGTTCGAGGTCATGGGCACGTTCCCGGTGAACGAGTCGGTGGCCATCGGCCGTTCGCGCGACAAGCTCCGGTCCATGCAGTTGCTCGCCCGGAGGGGGATCGGTCTCCCGGTCACCGGCTTCGCGCATTCGACGCGCTACACCGAGCCGATCCTCGACATGGTCGGTGGCGCGCCGGTGGTGATCAAACTGCTCGAGGGCACGCAGGGCATCGGCGTGGTGCTGGCCGAGACGCGCAAGGCGGCCGAGAGCGTGATCGAGGCCTTTCGCGGGCTCAACGCCAACATTCTCGTGCAGGAATACATCAAGGAGGCCGGCGGGGCCGATCTGCGCTGCTTCGTCGTCGACGGCAAGGTGGTCGCCGCCATGAAACGGCAGGCGAAGGCCGGAGACTTCCGCAGCAACCTGCACCGCGGCGGGAGTGCCTCGCTCGTGAAGATCACACCCGAGGAGCGCAGCACCGCCACGCGGGCGGCGAAGATCATGGGACTGAACGTGTGCGGTGTGGACATGCTTCGGAGCAATCACGGCCCCGTGGTCCTCGAGGTGAACTCGTCGCCCGGGCTGCGTGGGATCGAGGAGGCCACGGGCAAGGACGTGGCCGGACTGATCATGAGCTTCGTCGAGAAGAACGCTCGTCCGAACCGCACGGGCACGAAGGGCAAGGGTTGA